Sequence from the Fulvivirga ligni genome:
GGATGGACTCATGGCCAGCTCATATTCTATCACCTCATTTCTAACCTTTAAGGCATCGTAGGCATCATATTTACCGGGCAGCTTGGAGGGCACTTTTACAGTGCTGTTTACACGGGCACGGATGGTGGCCTTACCTTCTTTACCACGTTTAGTAGTGATGAGGATAACTCCATTAGCTCCCCGGACACCGTAAACTGCTGTGGCTGAGGCATCTTTCAACACAGATATGCTTTCAATAGAACTTATGGCTACGCTGGACATTGGCCTTTCCACTCCATCTACCAGAATCAGTGGTGTAGCATTATTCATGGTGCTCACCCCACGGATGTAAATGAGTGGATCTTCCTCTCCAGGCATCCCTGTACTGGCGGTAGTGATCACTCCGGGTACGTTACCTGTAAGAGCAGCTCCTACACTGGATACACCTCCAGTGCGCTCCAGCGCCTTGCTATCAGTTTGGGTAATAGCGGCCACCACGCTCTCTTTTTTCTGTTCTCCGTAGCCTATAATTACTACTTCTTCCAATGAAGTGATATCCTCTTTCAGGCTAACATTAATTTGAGACCTGGCATTTACGGGTACCTCCTGAGTAGCAAAGCCCACGAAACTAAACAGTAGCACAGCTTCGTTTGAATTGATTTTGATGCTGTACTTGCCATCAATATCTGTGGTAGTTCCTCTGCCTGTGCCCTTCAAAAGCACCGTTACGCCGGGTATTCCTTCCGAGCCATCGGCTGAAGTAACCTGTCCTGTTACTGTTCTCTCACTTTGATAAAGTAATGTCTTTAAAGTAGCGTTTGAGGTATTGTAGCTGTAATCAGTTGGGCCTTTACTGCTGAGATTGTTGTCGCTGTGTTTTCCATAAGTAGTAGAGTGAAGGAGAAAACATAGCAAGCTCATCATCAGCAAACCCACCTTGCAGCATGGTTTAGATAAAATTGCTTTCATACAAATTGAGTTAATTATTCAACATTTCGTTAAGGTGAAGTTGCAGAGCTGCTAGCCCGGCCTCAATTGTGGGTAATGGTTTAGGGTGTTTTGGTTAAGGTTATTCATGGTTGTTAAGGTTTATGTTTCAAGTAAGTAATGCTTTAAAGCTCCACCATCAGATCAAAGCCTGTTGGTGGCGTACATGCCTACCGTAGTTCCGGTAAAGCCAAATGAATTAGCCGTTGATAAATATTGGGCACTGATATTTTCAGCAATGGTCTCCCATTTTTCGCCATCAGTGCTGCAGTAAAAGTTAAAATTGGTGCCATCAGAAGTAACCTTCAGGTCTATCTTATAATTTCCGGAAGGCAGTGGTTTACGCTCTATTTCCTCTGTTCCGTTTTCTGAGATCTTCTGTAGAGATACCCTCATTTGACTGTCAGTACCATGAATAGCGAGGAAATACTGGTGCTTTTCATCCTTATAGAGCAGCAGACCAGCGGCGTCAGCTGCTGTGGCCGGTTCAAAGTGAATGGTAGAATTGACTTCAAACTTATGGTGTTGAATTCTTCGTGCTATAAAGGGTAATTCCTTCTTTTTCTGTAGATGCTACCGGCGCACATTTCAAAGCTAAATAGCCAGGATTATCTGTTAGAGAATAATAATCTAAAGCTCTACCTCTCATGGTGAACCATTCTTGATTAAGCTCCTGATTATCAAATGATTCTAATCGATTGAAGTTACCAAATACTGGCTTTTCAGCTCTTTGGAGACCA
This genomic interval carries:
- a CDS encoding SusC/RagA family TonB-linked outer membrane protein, with the protein product MKAILSKPCCKVGLLMMSLLCFLLHSTTYGKHSDNNLSSKGPTDYSYNTSNATLKTLLYQSERTVTGQVTSADGSEGIPGVTVLLKGTGRGTTTDIDGKYSIKINSNEAVLLFSFVGFATQEVPVNARSQINVSLKEDITSLEEVVIIGYGEQKKESVVAAITQTDSKALERTGGVSSVGAALTGNVPGVITTASTGMPGEEDPLIYIRGVSTMNNATPLILVDGVERPMSSVAISSIESISVLKDASATAVYGVRGANGVILITTKRGKEGKATIRARVNSTVKVPSKLPGKYDAYDALKVRNEVIEYELAMSPSSWNEYLPQAIIDKYRNPANQEEMERYPNVDWANTLFKDYAMSYNASLNISGGTEFVKYFAGADFQREGDLFRQFDNNRGYDPGYGFNRLNVRSNLDFQLTNSTKLSVGLAGSYGVKKEPVGGDRSRIWYVDRSL
- a CDS encoding DUF1349 domain-containing protein, whose amino-acid sequence is MARRIQHHKFEVNSTIHFEPATAADAAGLLLYKDEKHQYFLAIHGTDSQMRVSLQKISENGTEEIERKPLPSGNYKIDLKVTSDGTNFNFYCSTDGEKWETIAENISAQYLSTANSFGFTGTTVGMYATNRL